A genomic region of Elaeis guineensis isolate ETL-2024a chromosome 9, EG11, whole genome shotgun sequence contains the following coding sequences:
- the LOC105051376 gene encoding kelch repeat-containing protein At3g27220 isoform X1, producing MARFASKPAARKYLLVLACIAILGIALVADFLWASSNASSSSPYWSTTLDFSLDNVPSLGSPPATQVKEMSKKDDKSAMLEDLNATFADIPAPLLKWEEMAEAPVPRLDGAAIQIKNLLYVFAGYGTIDYVHSHVDIYNFTDNTWGGRFDMPKEMAHSHLGMVTDGRYIYVVTGQYGPQCRGPTARNFVLDTETRKWSDLPSLPVPRYAPATQLWRGRLHVMGGSKEDRHEPALDHWSLAVKDGKALEKEWRNEIPIPRGGPHRACVVANDQLLVIGGQEGDYMAKPGSPIFKCSRRNEVVYGDVYMLDDGVKWKQLPPMPKQDSHIEFAWVNINNSIIIVGGTTEKHPVTKRIVLVGEVFRFNLDTLEWSVIGRMPFRIKTTLVGFWNGWLYFTSGQRDKGPKDPSPKKVVGCMWRTKLRL from the exons ATGGCGAGATTCGCGTCCAAGCCCGCTGCGAGGAAGTACCTCCTCGTTCTGGCGTGCATCGCTATCCTCGGTATCGCCCTCGTCGCAGATTTCCTCTGGGCTTCATCCAATGCCTcctcatcctctccctattgGTCCACCACGCTCGATTTCTCTCTAGATAACGTCCCCAGCCTCGGCTCTCCCCCGGCCACGCAG GTTAAGGAGATGAGTAAAAAGGATGACAAATCGGCCATGCTGGAAGATCTAAATGCAACTTTTGCCGATATACCAGCACCACTATTAAAGTGGGAAGAGATGGCAGAGGCACCAGTACCTCGATTGGATGGAGCTGCTATACAGATTAAGAATCTTTTATATGTGTTTGCTGGATATGGTACCATTGACTAT GTGCATTCTCATGTGGATATCTATAATTTTACTGATAATACATGGGGAGGAAGGTTTGATATGCCCAAAGAAATGGCACATTCACATTTAGGAATGGTAACAGATGGAAGATACATATATGTGGTCACTGGACAATATGGACCTCAATGTAGAGGGCCTACAGCTCGCAACTTTGTGCTGGACACTGAGACGAGAAAATGGAGTGATTTACCTTCCTTACCCGTTCCTAG GTATGCACCAGCCACCCAACTTTGGAGAGGCAGACTCCATGTTATGGGTGGCAGCAAGGAGGACCGCCATGAGCCTGCATTGGATCATTGGAGTCTTGCTGTAAAGGATGGCAAAGCCTTGGAGAAAGAATGGAGAAATGAAATACCCATTCCACGTGGTGGTCCCCACAG AGCTTGTGTTGTTGCTAATGATCAACTGCTTGTTATTGGTGGTCAAGAGGGTGATTATATGGCTAAGCCTGGATCACCAATTTTCAAGTGCTCCCGAAGAAATGAG GTGGTGTATGGTGATGTCTACATGCTTGATGATGGGGTAAAATGGAAGCAACTGCCACCCATGCCAAAACAAGATTCCCATATAGAATTTGCATGGGTTAATATAAACAATTCAATTATAATTGTTGGAGGTACAACAGAGAAACACCCTGTGACCAAAAGAATTGTGCTGGTTGGTGAAGTATTTCGATTCAATTTAGATACATTG GAATGGTCAGTAATTGGGCGAATGCCTTTCCGCATCAAGACTACCTTGGTTGGATTCTGGAATGGCTGGCTATATTTCACTTCAGGACAGCGCGACAAGGGACCTAAGGACCCTTCTCCCAAGAAGGTAGTAGGATGCATGTGGAGGACAAAGTTGAGATTGTAA
- the LOC105051376 gene encoding kelch repeat-containing protein At3g27220 isoform X2, giving the protein MARFASKPAARKYLLVLACIAILGIALVADFLWASSNASSSSPYWSTTLDFSLDNVPSLGSPPATQVKEMSKKDDKSAMLEDLNATFADIPAPLLKWEEMAEAPVPRLDGAAIQIKNLLYVFAGYGTIDYVHSHVDIYNFTDNTWGGRFDMPKEMAHSHLGMVTDGRYIYVVTGQYGPQCRGPTARNFVLDTETRKWSDLPSLPVPRYAPATQLWRGRLHVMGGSKEDRHEPALDHWSLAVKDGKALEKEWRNEIPIPRGGPHRACVVANDQLLVIGGQEGDYMAKPGSPIFKCSRRNEEWSVIGRMPFRIKTTLVGFWNGWLYFTSGQRDKGPKDPSPKKVVGCMWRTKLRL; this is encoded by the exons ATGGCGAGATTCGCGTCCAAGCCCGCTGCGAGGAAGTACCTCCTCGTTCTGGCGTGCATCGCTATCCTCGGTATCGCCCTCGTCGCAGATTTCCTCTGGGCTTCATCCAATGCCTcctcatcctctccctattgGTCCACCACGCTCGATTTCTCTCTAGATAACGTCCCCAGCCTCGGCTCTCCCCCGGCCACGCAG GTTAAGGAGATGAGTAAAAAGGATGACAAATCGGCCATGCTGGAAGATCTAAATGCAACTTTTGCCGATATACCAGCACCACTATTAAAGTGGGAAGAGATGGCAGAGGCACCAGTACCTCGATTGGATGGAGCTGCTATACAGATTAAGAATCTTTTATATGTGTTTGCTGGATATGGTACCATTGACTAT GTGCATTCTCATGTGGATATCTATAATTTTACTGATAATACATGGGGAGGAAGGTTTGATATGCCCAAAGAAATGGCACATTCACATTTAGGAATGGTAACAGATGGAAGATACATATATGTGGTCACTGGACAATATGGACCTCAATGTAGAGGGCCTACAGCTCGCAACTTTGTGCTGGACACTGAGACGAGAAAATGGAGTGATTTACCTTCCTTACCCGTTCCTAG GTATGCACCAGCCACCCAACTTTGGAGAGGCAGACTCCATGTTATGGGTGGCAGCAAGGAGGACCGCCATGAGCCTGCATTGGATCATTGGAGTCTTGCTGTAAAGGATGGCAAAGCCTTGGAGAAAGAATGGAGAAATGAAATACCCATTCCACGTGGTGGTCCCCACAG AGCTTGTGTTGTTGCTAATGATCAACTGCTTGTTATTGGTGGTCAAGAGGGTGATTATATGGCTAAGCCTGGATCACCAATTTTCAAGTGCTCCCGAAGAAATGAG GAATGGTCAGTAATTGGGCGAATGCCTTTCCGCATCAAGACTACCTTGGTTGGATTCTGGAATGGCTGGCTATATTTCACTTCAGGACAGCGCGACAAGGGACCTAAGGACCCTTCTCCCAAGAAGGTAGTAGGATGCATGTGGAGGACAAAGTTGAGATTGTAA